A genomic segment from Daphnia carinata strain CSIRO-1 chromosome 1, CSIRO_AGI_Dcar_HiC_V3, whole genome shotgun sequence encodes:
- the LOC130692538 gene encoding zinc transporter Slc39a7-like, with the protein MLTRRFVIRLFSAVLLVGIFLSLPQFCHTHSHNDHGHSHDHHGHAHGHHGHSHDHIEERPSFKYSKEANIPKPPPPPAKKLDEKENLHHHGHSHDHHGHSHDHEHTHEETQRAEVPKRTTMVLWTEAIGSTLLISIAPFIVLFLIPIDSSPERQPLLKVLLSFASGGLLGDAFLHLIPHALMAHSGDAEHHSHSHGHSHGDGHSHGHDMTVGLWVLSGIIAFLAVEKFVRIVKGGHGHSHSHSHSEPKKDTKPKAETSPKEGKTKEKKEKAAKESAKPSGDIKVAGYLNLAADFTHNFTDGLAIGASFLAGRTTGIVTTVTVLLHEVPHEIGDFAILIQSGCDRKKAIFLQLITAVGALTGCAVSLFAEGIGAAATAWILPFTAGGFIYIATVSVIPELLENSKFSQTIMEIAALLAGVYMMVLIAEYE; encoded by the exons ATGCTTACCCGCCGGTTTGTCATTCGATTATTCAGTGCTGTTCTGTTAGTAGGAATCTTTTTATCCCTTCCACAGTTTTGCCATACTCACTCTCACAATGACCATGGACATTCACACGATCATCATGGACACGCACATGGTCATCACGGACATTCGCACGATCATATCGAAGAGCGGCCATCATTCAAATATTCTAAAGAAGCCAATATTCCAAAACCGCCTCCTCCACCAGCGAAAAAACtagacgaaaaggaaaatcttcATCACCATGGACATTCACATGATCATCATGGACACAGTCATGATCATGAACACACTCATGAAGAGACACAGCGTGCTGAAGTtccaaaaagaacaacaatggTCTTGTGGACAGAAGCTATTGGTTCAACTCTTCTCATCAGCATAGCACCATTTATTGTGCTTTTTTTAATCCCTATTGACAGCAGCCCTGAACGCCAACCTCTGCTCAAAGTTTTGCTTAGCTTTGCCTCTGGTGGACTTCTCGGTGATGCATTCTTACATTTAATTCCACACGCTTTGATGGCTCATTCTGGGGATGCTGAACATCATTCCCACTCACATGGGCATTCTCATGGAGATGGTCATTCTCATGGACATGATATGACTGTTGGCCTCTGGGTCTTGAGTGGTATCATTGCTTTCCTAGCTGTTGAGAAATTTGTTAGAATCGTTAAAGGTGGTCATGGTCATAGTCACAGTCACAGTCATAGTGAACCTAAGAAAGATACAAAGCCTAAAGCTGAGACAAGCccaaaagaaggaaaaaccaaagagaaaaaggagaaggcTGCTAAGGAATCTGCGAAACCTTCTG gAGATATCAAGGTAGCTGGATATCTGAATTTGGCTGCCGATTTTACTCATAATTTCACCGATGGCTTAGCTATTGGAGCTTCATTTTTGGCTGGACGTACGACAGGAATCGTTACAACGGTCACTGTTTTGTTGCACGAAGTCCCTCACGAAATCGGGGATTTCGCCATCCTGATTCAGTCAGGCTGTGATCGTAAAAAG GCCATCTTTTTGCAGCTCATCACAGCGGTGGGAGCGCTTACGGGATGTGCTGTTTCGCTGTTTGCAGAGGGAATTGGAGCTGCCGCAACCGCCTGGATCCTTCCGTTCACAGCCGGTGGATTCATTTACATCGCAACCGTTTCAGTCATTCCTGAACTTTTAGAAAACAGCAAGTTCTCTCAGACTATAATGGAAATCGCTGCCTTGCTTGCTGGTGTCTACATGATGGTTTTGATCGCCGAGTACGAGTGA
- the LOC130692545 gene encoding B9 domain-containing protein 1-like has product MTSTATSNGPVASTPLIATSFFYTVQGQIRHGEFPLNPQLYVKTCYHHGADWIFCHGIEEGLSQLATQKPSGSRELVWNFPLQSSWKSTNPYGWPRLVLSVYGPDELGNADVAYGYGSTILPICAGHFTRTLPIYRPQSQSLLHKWTSWFTGRRPELIDPKTIALNEGRDVLRMETLGYVTVEFHTTFKDFQSLGYDSSLSRPDQLTTLAAF; this is encoded by the exons ATGACGTCAACTGCGACTTCAAATGGACCTGTCGCATCTACTCCACTGATAGCCACCAGCTTTTTCTATACCGTCCAGGGTCAAATCCGACATGGCGAATTCCCGCTCAATCCCCAACTGTACGTCAAAACTTGTTATCATCACGGAGCCGACTGGATCTTCTGCCAT GGTATTGAGGAGGGGTTAAGTCAGCTAGCCACTCAGAAGCCATCCGGAAGCCGAGAATTGGTGTGGAATTTTCCTTTACAATCATCGTGGAAGAGCACGAATCCCTACGGATGGCCTAGACTGGTACTCAGTGTTTATGGTCCGGACGAGCTGGGCAACGCCGACGTCGCATACGGCTACGGTTCAACGATTTTACCCATCTGTGCTGGACATTTCACGAGAACGTTGCCTATCTATCGCCCACAGTCACAGTCTCTTCTGCACAAATGGACCAGCTGGTTTACCGGACGTCGACCAGAATTGATTGATCCCAAAACCATAGCTCTCAATGAAGGCCGTGATG TTCTCCGAATGGAAACGTTAGGTTACGTCACTGTCGAATTCCACACGACATTCAAAGACTTCCAAAGTCTGGGCTATGATTCGTCATTAAGTCGGCCTGACCAACTGACCACTTTAGcagccttttaa
- the LOC130692542 gene encoding quinone oxidoreductase-like isoform X2, producing the protein MNSNFFCFIRGLAMKAIRVHTFGGPEVLKVETDVPIPVHTESQVLIRVGSAGVNPVDTYIRMGLFAQLPTLPYIPGRDGAGTIEKIGSEVDNLKVGDRIFFSGASGSYAEYVACESHSVFRLADRLSFAQGAALGVPYFTAYRAIFIKGKAKAGDRVLVHGASGAVGLAACQIAKAHGMTVVGTAGTPQGMELVKNNGAHLVYNHREKGYLEQAAEAVGGDGFDVIIENASDINLGSDLTVIGPGARVVIVGNRGNVEISPRFLMTEEASIVGCALFRSTPEEWRQTAAAVVAGVEMGFLTPFIDKEYPMESVQEAHANVLSHEGGSRGKLVLTMT; encoded by the exons ATGaactcaaattttttttgttttattagg gGTTTGGCAATGAAGGCTATACGAGTGCATACATTTGGAGGACCAGAGGTCTTGAAAGTTGAAACTGATGTTCCAATTCCTGTTCATACTGAGAGCCAG GTACTCATTCGGGTTGGCTCAGCTGGTGTAAATCCAGTTGACACCTACATTAGGATGGGATTATTTGCTCAGTTGCCAACCTTGCCTTACATTCCAGGCCGTGATGGTGCCGGGACTATAGAAAAAATTGGTTCTGAAGTTGACAACCTCAAGGTTG GAgatcgcattttcttttccggaGCCAGCGGCTCTTACGCTGAATACGTTGCTTGTGAATCGCATTCAGTGTTCCGACTGGCTGATCGCCTCTCCTTCGCCCAAGGGGCCGCTCTAGGTGTCCCTTACTTCACCGCGTATCGCGCTATATTTATCAA AGGAAAGGCCAAGGCCGGTGATCGAGTGCTAGTACATGGAGCTAGCGGAGCTGTTGGTTTGGCCGCCTGTCAAATAGCTAAAGCGCACG GTATGACAGTTGTTGGAACGGCCGGCACACCCCAGGGGATGGAACtggtaaaaaacaatggaGCTCATCTGGTGTACAATCACAG AGAAAAGGGGTATTTGGAACAAGCTGCCGAAGCGGTGGGCGGTGACGGCTTCGACGTTATTATCGAAAATGCATCAGACATCAATCTAGGTTCGGATTTGACCGTCATCGGTCCAGGTGCCCGTGTTGTG ATTGTGGGCAATCGAGGCAACGTCGAAATCAGCCCTCGCTTCCTGATGACAGAAGAGGCTTCTATCGTCGGATGCGCCCTTTTCAGATCGACTCCG GAGGAGTGGCGTCAAACGGCCGCAGCTGTAGTGGCCGGCGTGGAAATGGGTTTCCTAACTCCGTTCATCGACAAAGAATACCCGATGGAGTCCGTTCAAGAGGCTCATGCCAACGTGCTCAGTCACGAAGGAGGATCTCGTGGCAAACTGGTCTTGACAATGACGTAG
- the LOC130692542 gene encoding quinone oxidoreductase-like isoform X1, with protein MNSNFFCFIRGLAMKAIRVHTFGGPEVLKVETDVPIPVHTESQVLIRVGSAGVNPVDTYIRMGLFAQLPTLPYIPGRDGAGTIEKIGSEVDNLKVGDRIFFSGASGSYAEYVACESHSVFRLADRLSFAQGAALGVPYFTAYRAIFIKGKAKAGDRVLVHGASGAVGLAACQIAKAHGMTVVGTAGTPQGMELVKNNGAHLVYNHREKGYLEQAAEAVGGDGFDVIIENASDINLGSDLTVIGPGARVVIVGNRGNVEISPRFLMTEEASIVGCALFRSTPEEWRQTAAAVVAGVEMGFLTPFIDKEYPMESVQEAHANVLSHEGGSRGKLVLTMT; from the exons ATGaactcaaattttttttgttttattagg gGTTTGGCAATGAAGGCTATACGAGTGCATACATTTGGAGGACCAGAGGTCTTGAAAGTTGAAACTGATGTTCCAATTCCTGTTCATACTGAGAGCCAG GTACTCATTCGGGTTGGCTCAGCTGGTGTAAATCCAGTTGACACCTACATTAGGATGGGATTATTTGCTCAGTTGCCAACCTTGCCTTACATTCCAGGCCGTGATGGTGCCGGGACTATAGAAAAAATTGGTTCTGAAGTTGACAACCTCAAG GTAGGAgatcgcattttcttttccggaGCCAGCGGCTCTTACGCTGAATACGTTGCTTGTGAATCGCATTCAGTGTTCCGACTGGCTGATCGCCTCTCCTTCGCCCAAGGGGCCGCTCTAGGTGTCCCTTACTTCACCGCGTATCGCGCTATATTTATCAA AGGAAAGGCCAAGGCCGGTGATCGAGTGCTAGTACATGGAGCTAGCGGAGCTGTTGGTTTGGCCGCCTGTCAAATAGCTAAAGCGCACG GTATGACAGTTGTTGGAACGGCCGGCACACCCCAGGGGATGGAACtggtaaaaaacaatggaGCTCATCTGGTGTACAATCACAG AGAAAAGGGGTATTTGGAACAAGCTGCCGAAGCGGTGGGCGGTGACGGCTTCGACGTTATTATCGAAAATGCATCAGACATCAATCTAGGTTCGGATTTGACCGTCATCGGTCCAGGTGCCCGTGTTGTG ATTGTGGGCAATCGAGGCAACGTCGAAATCAGCCCTCGCTTCCTGATGACAGAAGAGGCTTCTATCGTCGGATGCGCCCTTTTCAGATCGACTCCG GAGGAGTGGCGTCAAACGGCCGCAGCTGTAGTGGCCGGCGTGGAAATGGGTTTCCTAACTCCGTTCATCGACAAAGAATACCCGATGGAGTCCGTTCAAGAGGCTCATGCCAACGTGCTCAGTCACGAAGGAGGATCTCGTGGCAAACTGGTCTTGACAATGACGTAG
- the LOC130692542 gene encoding quinone oxidoreductase-like isoform X3, with the protein MKAIRVHTFGGPEVLKVETDVPIPVHTESQVLIRVGSAGVNPVDTYIRMGLFAQLPTLPYIPGRDGAGTIEKIGSEVDNLKVGDRIFFSGASGSYAEYVACESHSVFRLADRLSFAQGAALGVPYFTAYRAIFIKGKAKAGDRVLVHGASGAVGLAACQIAKAHGMTVVGTAGTPQGMELVKNNGAHLVYNHREKGYLEQAAEAVGGDGFDVIIENASDINLGSDLTVIGPGARVVIVGNRGNVEISPRFLMTEEASIVGCALFRSTPEEWRQTAAAVVAGVEMGFLTPFIDKEYPMESVQEAHANVLSHEGGSRGKLVLTMT; encoded by the exons ATGAAGGCTATACGAGTGCATACATTTGGAGGACCAGAGGTCTTGAAAGTTGAAACTGATGTTCCAATTCCTGTTCATACTGAGAGCCAG GTACTCATTCGGGTTGGCTCAGCTGGTGTAAATCCAGTTGACACCTACATTAGGATGGGATTATTTGCTCAGTTGCCAACCTTGCCTTACATTCCAGGCCGTGATGGTGCCGGGACTATAGAAAAAATTGGTTCTGAAGTTGACAACCTCAAG GTAGGAgatcgcattttcttttccggaGCCAGCGGCTCTTACGCTGAATACGTTGCTTGTGAATCGCATTCAGTGTTCCGACTGGCTGATCGCCTCTCCTTCGCCCAAGGGGCCGCTCTAGGTGTCCCTTACTTCACCGCGTATCGCGCTATATTTATCAA AGGAAAGGCCAAGGCCGGTGATCGAGTGCTAGTACATGGAGCTAGCGGAGCTGTTGGTTTGGCCGCCTGTCAAATAGCTAAAGCGCACG GTATGACAGTTGTTGGAACGGCCGGCACACCCCAGGGGATGGAACtggtaaaaaacaatggaGCTCATCTGGTGTACAATCACAG AGAAAAGGGGTATTTGGAACAAGCTGCCGAAGCGGTGGGCGGTGACGGCTTCGACGTTATTATCGAAAATGCATCAGACATCAATCTAGGTTCGGATTTGACCGTCATCGGTCCAGGTGCCCGTGTTGTG ATTGTGGGCAATCGAGGCAACGTCGAAATCAGCCCTCGCTTCCTGATGACAGAAGAGGCTTCTATCGTCGGATGCGCCCTTTTCAGATCGACTCCG GAGGAGTGGCGTCAAACGGCCGCAGCTGTAGTGGCCGGCGTGGAAATGGGTTTCCTAACTCCGTTCATCGACAAAGAATACCCGATGGAGTCCGTTCAAGAGGCTCATGCCAACGTGCTCAGTCACGAAGGAGGATCTCGTGGCAAACTGGTCTTGACAATGACGTAG